In Urechidicola croceus, a single window of DNA contains:
- a CDS encoding heavy metal translocating P-type ATPase produces MSHNKEESHNHSGIFGEKSELIFAILSGIFLLVGFIIQKFTNYPEYVSIVSYGLGYVFGGYYALIEAFEKITKGQFEIDFLMILAAAGAAYIGSVGEGSLLLFLFSLGHSLENYAMGKAEKSIEALGKLSPKTAFIKKNGTIEEIDIHDLKINDTIVIKPNSKIAADGVIVKGNSSINQAPITGESMPVDKTAIPNTHNLPKFNEIDKNHIVFTGTINGDNSIEVLVLKLSVDSTVSRLVKMVSEVETHKSPTQRLTKKFEKWYVPIVLIVVFTLCFAYVVIDENFDKSLYRAITVLVAASPCALAISTPSAVLSGIARAAKKGVLIKGGKALEDLGTINTIAFDKTGTLTEGKPKLTNVIPIDDFDEKEFVQLVLEVESLSNHPLAKAISKDLKTQYNIKPLNKASNVNAIQGKGISADYNGNQIFIGNVKLMESQDIYVSKSILEQMETLLQNGHTVMIVAYKSNIIGLISVMDVPRKTATSTLQRLKKIGVKHMIMLTGDHQNVGNTIAKQIGLTEARGNLLPEDKVAAIQELLNRDGKIAMVGDGVNDAPAMALSTVSVAMGAAGSDVALETADVALMSDKIENLPFVIGLSRESKRIIKQNIWISLGVVALLVPVTILGLTNIGLAVLFHEGSTIVVVLNALRLLSYKDKYLV; encoded by the coding sequence ATGAGTCATAATAAAGAAGAGTCTCATAATCATTCAGGCATATTTGGAGAAAAATCGGAACTCATTTTTGCGATTTTAAGTGGGATTTTTTTACTAGTTGGGTTTATAATCCAAAAGTTCACAAATTATCCTGAATATGTAAGTATTGTAAGTTATGGTTTAGGTTATGTTTTTGGAGGTTATTATGCACTAATAGAAGCCTTTGAAAAAATTACAAAAGGGCAATTTGAAATTGACTTCCTAATGATTCTTGCAGCAGCAGGAGCAGCATATATTGGAAGTGTAGGTGAAGGCTCACTGCTTTTATTTCTTTTTAGCTTAGGGCATTCTTTGGAAAATTATGCTATGGGAAAAGCCGAAAAATCTATTGAGGCATTAGGTAAATTATCTCCTAAAACTGCATTTATTAAAAAAAATGGAACGATTGAAGAAATTGACATTCATGATTTAAAAATAAATGATACTATTGTTATAAAACCAAATTCTAAAATTGCTGCAGATGGTGTTATTGTAAAAGGAAATAGTAGTATCAATCAAGCGCCAATTACTGGCGAAAGTATGCCAGTTGATAAAACCGCTATTCCAAATACCCATAATTTGCCAAAATTCAATGAAATAGATAAAAATCATATTGTATTTACTGGAACTATTAATGGAGATAATAGTATTGAAGTATTGGTACTAAAACTAAGTGTTGACTCAACTGTATCTCGACTAGTTAAGATGGTAAGTGAAGTAGAAACCCATAAATCTCCTACCCAACGATTGACTAAAAAATTTGAAAAATGGTATGTTCCAATTGTTCTAATCGTTGTTTTTACATTGTGTTTCGCTTATGTAGTAATCGATGAAAATTTTGATAAAAGTCTTTACCGAGCAATCACAGTATTGGTTGCAGCAAGTCCATGCGCATTAGCAATATCAACTCCAAGTGCTGTTTTGAGTGGAATTGCTAGAGCCGCCAAAAAAGGAGTATTGATTAAAGGAGGAAAAGCATTAGAAGATTTAGGAACAATAAACACAATAGCCTTTGATAAAACAGGAACGCTTACAGAAGGTAAACCAAAACTTACCAATGTAATTCCTATTGATGATTTTGATGAAAAAGAATTTGTTCAATTAGTACTTGAAGTTGAAAGTTTGAGTAATCATCCTTTGGCAAAAGCAATATCTAAGGATCTAAAAACTCAATATAACATTAAACCATTAAACAAAGCATCCAATGTAAATGCAATTCAAGGAAAAGGAATAAGTGCCGACTACAATGGAAATCAAATCTTCATTGGTAATGTGAAACTTATGGAAAGTCAAGATATTTATGTTTCGAAATCAATTCTTGAACAAATGGAAACGCTGCTTCAAAACGGTCATACAGTAATGATAGTAGCATATAAAAGCAATATCATTGGTTTGATAAGCGTAATGGATGTTCCAAGAAAAACCGCAACTAGCACTTTGCAAAGATTAAAAAAAATCGGTGTTAAGCATATGATAATGCTTACAGGTGATCATCAAAATGTTGGAAATACTATTGCCAAACAAATAGGTCTTACCGAAGCTCGTGGAAATTTACTGCCAGAAGATAAAGTCGCAGCAATTCAAGAATTATTAAATCGTGATGGTAAAATTGCAATGGTTGGTGATGGTGTAAATGATGCTCCTGCAATGGCATTAAGTACAGTAAGTGTTGCTATGGGAGCAGCAGGAAGTGATGTTGCACTAGAGACCGCTGATGTAGCCTTAATGTCCGATAAAATTGAAAACCTTCCATTTGTAATAGGATTAAGTAGAGAATCTAAACGAATAATTAAACAAAATATATGGATAAGTTTGGGAGTTGTTGCTTTATTAGTTCCTGTAACTATCTTAGGTTTGACCAACATTGGTTTGGCTGTACTTTTCCACGAAGGATCAACAATCGTTGTAGTTCTTAATGCCCTAAGACTACTCAGTTATAAAGACAAATATTTAGTCTAA
- a CDS encoding efflux RND transporter periplasmic adaptor subunit, with translation MKHIYIILFSLVLVSCGKSEKNTESEVNLVSNDNIITVTQSQFESEKMELGTLTDQSFDEIVKANGFIDVPPQNKASISTFIGGFIKRTPLLIGDKVKKGQLVVTLENTEFIEIQQQYLEVAEQLNYLKSEFERQQTLYNEKITSQKNYLKAESTYKSSLAHYNGLRKKLKMMNLNPTSVEQGKISSTINIYAPISGFVTKVNVSNGSYVSPSEGIIEIVNTDHIHLELSVFEKDILKIKKDQTINFKIPEASDDVFKAEVHLVGTSIDEKNRTIKVHGHIQDDENTNFVTGMFVDANIITKSKNSLALPKNSITEIDGNYYTLVLNNQKENKYTFDKTKVEVGKQSEDYIEILNTIDLKDKKVLTIGGFMLMGE, from the coding sequence ATGAAACATATATATATCATCCTTTTTTCACTTGTACTAGTATCTTGTGGAAAGTCAGAAAAGAATACAGAGTCAGAAGTTAATCTAGTTTCTAATGACAATATAATAACAGTAACTCAGTCTCAATTTGAATCTGAAAAAATGGAATTAGGAACACTTACAGATCAATCTTTTGATGAAATTGTAAAAGCCAATGGTTTTATTGATGTTCCTCCTCAAAACAAAGCAAGTATTAGCACTTTCATCGGTGGTTTTATTAAGAGAACTCCTTTATTAATTGGAGATAAAGTCAAAAAAGGTCAACTTGTTGTAACACTTGAAAACACCGAATTTATAGAAATTCAGCAGCAATATTTAGAAGTTGCTGAGCAATTGAATTATTTAAAATCTGAATTTGAAAGACAACAAACATTATATAATGAAAAAATTACTTCGCAAAAAAATTATTTAAAAGCAGAAAGTACTTATAAAAGTTCTCTTGCCCATTATAATGGATTGCGTAAAAAATTAAAAATGATGAATTTGAATCCAACTTCTGTAGAGCAAGGAAAAATCTCATCAACAATTAATATCTATGCTCCTATTTCAGGATTTGTAACAAAAGTGAATGTGAGTAATGGTAGTTATGTTTCTCCTTCGGAAGGAATTATTGAAATTGTAAATACAGATCATATTCATTTAGAATTATCCGTTTTTGAAAAAGACATTTTAAAAATTAAGAAAGATCAAACTATTAATTTCAAAATTCCAGAAGCGTCCGATGACGTTTTTAAAGCAGAAGTTCATTTGGTTGGAACCTCTATTGATGAAAAAAACAGAACTATTAAAGTTCATGGACATATTCAAGATGATGAAAACACGAATTTTGTAACAGGAATGTTTGTAGATGCTAATATCATCACGAAATCTAAAAATAGCCTAGCACTTCCTAAAAATTCGATTACTGAAATTGATGGAAACTATTATACATTAGTTCTAAATAATCAAAAAGAAAATAAATATACTTTTGATAAAACAAAAGTGGAAGTCGGAAAACAATCTGAAGATTATATTGAAATTTTAAACACAATTGATTTAAAAGATAAAAAAGTGTTGACTATTGGTGGTTTTATGTTGATGGGAGAATAG
- a CDS encoding CusA/CzcA family heavy metal efflux RND transporter, with product MLENIIKFSLKNKLIILLFIAFIIGFGIYSITKIPIGAVPDITNNQVQVITTSRNLSTQDVEQFITYPVELEMANLPGVVEIRSVSKFGLSVVTIVFEDKLGTYLPRQLIAEKIKSASEKIPANFGTPEMGPITTGLGEIYQYILDVKPGYENRYSATELRTIQDWIVKRQLSGISGVVEVNTWGGFLKQYEVAINPEKLKAMNIVVSDIYTALEQNNSVAGGGYIEKTNEAFFVRGEGLVTSLNDIENIVVTSNNGLPIYIKDVAKVGFGSATRFGAITGNGEGEKVLGQVMMLKNGNSKKIIDAVKKRVTSIQKTLPEGVYINGFLERSELIGKTTFTVAENLILGSLIVIFVVVLLLGNLRSGLVVASVIPLSLLFAISFMNIFGIDANLMSLGAIDFGIIIDGAVIIVEFIAFRIMSQSANITSLSKTERQVEIDAITLKSSSKMMNSAIFGQLIILIVFIPILSLSGVEGKMFKPMALTFSFALIGAMLFCLTYIPVVSSLFLKPSKQSDKNTSIRLMKKLTKWYRPVINWALSNKKIVVSLSIVLLTSSLWLFSRMGGEFVPTLDEGDFVIQPVLKTGTSLSKTIEITTKIEQILLDNFPEVDQVVSRIGAAEVPTDPMSMEEADVIIKLKPKREWTSAKNKDELADKFKEALAIIPGMEVEFTQPIEMRFNELITGVRADVAIKIFGEDLTVLSSKADEIKELIKNVEGASDITVEKVEGLPQMSVNYNRSKIARYGLNIADLNELVSMGFAGKSAGNVFEGEKRFDLVLRLDTQHRVNLESLQNLYVDTPSGIKIPLNELAEISYTKGPAKISRDDTKRRIVVGINVRNRDLQSVVDDVQTIIERDLKLPTGYNITYGGQFENLQSAKARLLVAVPIALVLIFILLYFAFNSVKEALMVYSAIPLSAVGGILLLWIRGLPFSISAGVGFIALFGIAVLNGIVLIEHFKELKEDGIMDIKERVIKGTTERLRPVLLTAAAAALGFLPMAISTNAGAEVQRPLATVVIGGLVTATILTLVVLPVLYAWFEAKQTKLSKKGIASIIILLISFSMNAQHNTLTVEETVALAIENNTGLKAFALKVDESEALIGSAFDFDKTTIYYNRDESNLAINNEPLNVFGIQQDFKFPTVYTANKKVTIAKNTIEQSNYNIKLEELKRDVYLSYYDLMYAKNKVKTYQFLDSLYQNFAHSAKRKFELGETNYLEMITAQSKQKQLQTLFNQAQQEVVLYYEQLKKIVQVDSFSIATIPLEKIPLNTFSKEDNIGLQYFENSKTYYDALYKLEKQQLLPDLNAQYFQGTNSSLNDNIRGYQFGIKIPLLFGGKSSKIKASKISRQIIEEQENDYKTKLAAAYNMLLAKLQQHEASINYYDSQGENLSKEIIKTAESSFKHGEIDFFQYIQSIETATDIELNYLDNLQLYNQTVIAINHLIL from the coding sequence ATGTTAGAAAATATTATAAAATTCAGTTTAAAGAATAAACTTATTATTCTTTTATTTATAGCCTTTATTATTGGTTTCGGAATTTATTCCATAACAAAAATACCTATTGGAGCCGTTCCAGACATTACCAATAACCAAGTACAAGTTATTACTACATCAAGAAACTTGTCTACTCAAGATGTTGAACAATTTATTACCTATCCTGTCGAATTGGAAATGGCCAACTTACCTGGAGTTGTAGAAATACGCTCCGTTTCAAAGTTTGGTTTATCTGTAGTAACAATCGTTTTTGAGGATAAATTAGGAACTTATTTACCAAGACAATTAATTGCCGAAAAAATAAAATCGGCTTCCGAAAAAATTCCAGCAAATTTTGGAACACCAGAAATGGGTCCAATAACCACTGGATTGGGAGAAATTTACCAATATATATTGGATGTAAAACCAGGATACGAAAATCGATATTCTGCAACAGAACTTAGAACTATTCAAGATTGGATTGTCAAACGCCAACTTTCCGGAATTTCAGGAGTAGTTGAAGTCAATACTTGGGGAGGATTTTTAAAACAATACGAAGTTGCCATCAATCCTGAAAAATTGAAAGCAATGAATATTGTTGTTTCTGATATTTATACAGCATTAGAACAAAACAATAGTGTTGCTGGTGGTGGATATATTGAAAAAACAAATGAAGCGTTTTTCGTTCGAGGTGAAGGATTGGTTACTTCTTTAAATGATATAGAAAATATCGTTGTTACATCTAATAATGGATTACCAATTTACATAAAAGATGTTGCAAAAGTTGGTTTTGGAAGTGCAACTCGATTTGGTGCAATTACGGGAAACGGTGAAGGTGAAAAAGTCCTTGGCCAGGTAATGATGTTGAAAAATGGTAACTCTAAAAAAATTATTGATGCTGTTAAAAAACGAGTTACCTCAATTCAAAAAACACTACCTGAAGGTGTGTATATCAACGGATTTTTAGAACGAAGCGAATTAATTGGGAAAACAACTTTTACAGTTGCAGAGAATTTAATTTTAGGTTCGTTAATTGTGATATTTGTTGTGGTGCTTTTACTAGGAAATTTACGTTCAGGATTGGTTGTAGCGTCAGTAATTCCATTGAGTTTATTATTTGCAATTTCATTTATGAATATTTTTGGAATTGATGCTAACTTAATGAGTTTAGGAGCCATTGACTTCGGAATCATAATTGATGGAGCGGTAATCATTGTTGAATTTATTGCCTTTAGGATTATGTCTCAAAGTGCCAATATCACTTCACTTTCCAAAACAGAAAGGCAAGTAGAAATCGATGCTATTACTTTAAAAAGTTCATCCAAGATGATGAATTCTGCTATTTTTGGACAACTTATTATTTTAATAGTATTTATACCTATTTTATCTTTAAGTGGTGTTGAAGGAAAAATGTTCAAACCTATGGCGTTGACATTTAGTTTTGCTTTGATTGGTGCAATGCTGTTTTGTTTGACATACATCCCTGTTGTTTCTTCACTATTCTTAAAACCATCTAAACAAAGTGATAAAAATACTTCTATCAGATTGATGAAAAAACTGACTAAGTGGTATCGACCAGTTATTAATTGGGCGTTGTCTAATAAAAAAATAGTTGTATCGCTTTCTATTGTTTTATTGACTTCAAGCCTTTGGTTATTTAGTAGAATGGGTGGTGAATTTGTTCCAACATTAGATGAAGGAGATTTTGTGATTCAGCCAGTTTTAAAAACGGGTACTTCACTTAGTAAAACCATTGAAATCACTACAAAAATTGAGCAAATTCTGTTGGATAATTTCCCAGAAGTAGATCAAGTAGTTAGTAGAATTGGTGCTGCAGAAGTTCCAACCGACCCAATGTCGATGGAAGAAGCCGATGTCATCATTAAATTAAAACCAAAACGTGAATGGACATCTGCAAAAAATAAAGATGAATTGGCCGATAAGTTTAAAGAAGCCTTAGCAATTATTCCTGGAATGGAAGTCGAATTCACACAACCTATTGAAATGCGTTTCAATGAATTAATTACTGGAGTTCGTGCCGATGTTGCTATTAAAATTTTTGGTGAAGATTTGACTGTTTTAAGTTCTAAGGCTGATGAAATAAAAGAGTTGATTAAAAATGTAGAAGGAGCATCAGATATTACTGTTGAAAAAGTAGAAGGTTTACCTCAAATGAGTGTGAACTATAACCGAAGTAAAATTGCACGTTATGGATTGAATATCGCCGATTTAAATGAATTGGTTTCTATGGGATTTGCAGGTAAATCTGCTGGAAATGTTTTTGAAGGAGAAAAACGATTTGATTTGGTATTGCGTCTGGACACTCAACATCGTGTGAATTTAGAAAGTCTTCAAAACTTATATGTAGACACACCATCTGGAATAAAAATTCCGCTAAACGAATTAGCTGAAATATCATACACTAAAGGTCCTGCAAAAATTTCAAGAGATGATACCAAACGTAGGATTGTTGTAGGAATCAATGTAAGAAATAGGGATTTACAATCTGTTGTAGATGATGTGCAAACAATTATTGAACGAGATTTAAAACTTCCTACAGGATATAATATTACCTATGGAGGTCAATTTGAGAACTTACAAAGTGCCAAAGCGAGATTACTTGTTGCTGTTCCTATTGCGTTGGTATTGATATTTATTTTATTGTATTTCGCGTTTAATTCGGTTAAAGAAGCATTGATGGTTTACTCCGCAATTCCGTTATCTGCAGTAGGTGGAATTCTTTTATTATGGATTCGTGGATTACCTTTTAGTATTTCAGCAGGAGTTGGATTTATTGCCCTTTTTGGAATTGCAGTGTTAAACGGAATTGTATTAATCGAGCATTTTAAAGAACTTAAAGAAGATGGAATTATGGATATAAAAGAACGTGTTATTAAAGGCACAACTGAAAGATTACGTCCAGTTTTATTAACGGCTGCTGCTGCTGCACTTGGTTTCTTGCCAATGGCTATTTCTACAAATGCAGGAGCAGAAGTTCAACGTCCTTTAGCAACTGTTGTTATTGGCGGTTTGGTGACAGCAACTATTTTAACATTGGTAGTACTTCCTGTTTTATATGCTTGGTTTGAAGCAAAACAAACTAAACTTTCTAAAAAAGGAATTGCATCTATAATTATTCTTTTGATTTCTTTTTCGATGAACGCTCAACATAATACATTAACCGTTGAAGAAACAGTAGCGTTAGCCATTGAAAATAATACAGGTTTAAAAGCATTCGCTTTAAAAGTGGATGAATCAGAAGCATTGATTGGAAGTGCTTTTGATTTTGATAAAACAACAATCTATTACAATCGTGACGAAAGTAATTTAGCAATTAACAATGAACCACTAAACGTCTTTGGAATTCAACAAGATTTTAAATTCCCAACGGTTTATACTGCCAATAAAAAAGTAACTATTGCTAAAAACACCATTGAACAGTCGAACTATAATATCAAATTAGAGGAATTAAAAAGAGACGTTTATTTGTCTTATTATGATTTGATGTATGCTAAAAACAAAGTAAAAACGTATCAGTTTTTAGATAGTTTGTATCAGAATTTTGCGCATTCAGCCAAAAGAAAATTTGAATTAGGTGAAACTAATTATTTAGAAATGATTACTGCACAATCAAAACAAAAGCAACTACAGACCTTGTTCAATCAAGCACAACAAGAAGTCGTTTTATACTATGAACAACTTAAAAAAATTGTTCAAGTTGATAGTTTTTCAATTGCAACTATTCCTTTAGAAAAAATTCCGTTAAATACTTTTTCAAAGGAAGATAATATTGGATTGCAATATTTTGAAAACTCAAAGACCTATTATGATGCCTTATACAAACTAGAAAAACAGCAGTTACTTCCAGATTTAAACGCTCAATATTTTCAAGGCACCAACAGTTCTTTGAATGACAATATTAGAGGGTATCAATTCGGAATTAAAATTCCCTTGCTGTTTGGTGGAAAATCATCAAAAATTAAAGCCTCAAAAATATCAAGGCAAATTATTGAAGAACAAGAAAATGATTATAAAACCAAACTAGCAGCAGCATACAATATGCTTTTAGCAAAACTTCAACAACATGAAGCGTCCATAAATTATTATGATTCTCAAGGTGAAAATTTGTCAAAAGAAATTATAAAAACAGCCGAAAGCAGTTTTAAACACGGTGAAATTGACTTTTTTCAATATATACAAAGCATTGAAACCGCTACAGATATTGAATTAAATTACCTAGATAATTTACAGCTTTACAACCAAACAGTTATTGCAATAAACCATTTAATTTTATAA
- a CDS encoding methylated-DNA--[protein]-cysteine S-methyltransferase: MDYKFTYYKTPIGTAKIEGDENGIVSITVLDETLNSIADQNIFDIPECLQECIHQLDEYFNGSRKEFSLKLNPIGTDFQKSVWKELLNIPFGKRKTYMEQTKKLGDPKAIRAVASANGKNPIWIVIPCHRVVGSDGSLTGYAGGIWRKKWLLEHESDFKQQSLF, translated from the coding sequence TTGGACTATAAATTCACATACTACAAAACACCTATTGGAACTGCCAAAATTGAAGGAGATGAAAATGGAATTGTTTCCATAACTGTTTTGGATGAGACTTTGAATTCTATAGCCGATCAAAACATATTTGATATTCCTGAATGCTTACAAGAATGTATTCATCAGTTAGATGAATATTTCAATGGCTCTCGAAAAGAATTCAGTTTAAAATTAAATCCGATAGGAACAGATTTTCAAAAATCGGTTTGGAAAGAACTATTAAATATTCCGTTTGGAAAAAGGAAAACCTATATGGAGCAAACCAAAAAATTGGGCGATCCAAAAGCAATAAGAGCAGTAGCCTCAGCAAATGGTAAAAACCCTATTTGGATTGTGATTCCTTGCCATAGAGTTGTAGGTTCTGATGGTTCACTAACTGGATATGCTGGAGGAATATGGCGAAAAAAATGGTTGCTAGAACACGAAAGTGACTTTAAACAACAATCATTATTTTAA
- a CDS encoding TatD family hydrolase — MNITDTHAHLYSSQFDNDRNEMMQRALNAGVSRFFIPAIDSSYMNAMLELEKNYPKNIFLMMGLHPAYVKENYKEELAFVREMIDKRKFYAIGEIGMDLYWDKTFVKEQQEAFKTQIHWAKEKQLPINIHCRDAFDETFEVLESEKGDNLSGIFHCFTGDLEQAKRAISLNMKLGIGGVVTFKNGKIDKFLNEIPLENIVLETDAPYLAPTPFRGKRNESSYLTNVIDKLVDIYGLTFQEIADITTQNSKDLFGL, encoded by the coding sequence ATGAATATTACCGACACACACGCACATTTATATAGTTCACAATTTGATAATGATAGAAACGAAATGATGCAACGAGCTTTGAATGCTGGTGTATCACGATTTTTTATTCCTGCAATTGATTCTTCATATATGAATGCTATGCTTGAATTGGAGAAAAACTATCCTAAAAATATATTTTTAATGATGGGTTTACACCCTGCGTATGTCAAAGAAAATTACAAAGAAGAATTAGCCTTTGTAAGAGAAATGATTGATAAACGTAAATTTTATGCAATTGGTGAAATTGGTATGGATCTCTATTGGGACAAAACATTTGTAAAAGAGCAACAAGAGGCATTTAAAACTCAAATTCACTGGGCAAAAGAGAAGCAATTACCAATAAACATTCATTGTAGAGATGCTTTTGATGAAACTTTTGAGGTCCTAGAATCTGAAAAAGGGGATAATTTATCTGGAATTTTTCATTGTTTTACTGGAGATTTAGAACAGGCAAAACGTGCAATTTCATTGAATATGAAATTAGGTATTGGTGGTGTTGTTACTTTTAAAAATGGAAAAATTGATAAATTTCTAAATGAAATTCCGTTAGAAAATATTGTTTTAGAAACAGATGCTCCATACTTGGCTCCTACTCCATTTCGAGGCAAAAGAAATGAAAGTAGTTATTTGACTAATGTAATTGATAAATTAGTAGATATTTACGGATTAACTTTTCAGGAAATTGCTGATATTACAACTCAAAATTCTAAAGATCTTTTTGGACTATAA
- a CDS encoding retropepsin-like aspartic protease family protein produces MLSLKTILSKKGFVSVKLTKTSTNHFEVKAKINGVKGRFIVDTGASNSCVGLDMIKHFKLEATDSKVKAAGAGSSEMDTQLSSKNIIEIGDWQYKNFDLVLFDLSHVNTALKNHGAKTVEGIIGADILEKGEAIIDYKKKRLYLKKLIFKF; encoded by the coding sequence ATGCTAAGTCTCAAAACTATCTTATCTAAAAAAGGATTTGTATCTGTAAAATTAACAAAAACTAGTACCAACCATTTCGAAGTAAAGGCCAAAATTAACGGAGTTAAAGGACGCTTTATAGTTGATACTGGAGCGTCAAATTCGTGTGTAGGTCTAGATATGATTAAGCATTTTAAATTAGAAGCAACAGATTCTAAAGTGAAGGCTGCAGGTGCAGGTTCTTCAGAAATGGACACGCAACTTTCATCAAAAAATATTATTGAAATTGGTGATTGGCAATATAAAAACTTTGATTTGGTTTTATTTGATTTATCGCATGTAAACACAGCGTTAAAAAATCATGGAGCCAAAACTGTTGAAGGTATTATTGGCGCTGATATTTTGGAAAAAGGTGAAGCTATAATCGATTATAAAAAGAAACGATTGTATCTCAAAAAATTGATATTTAAATTTTAA
- a CDS encoding RNA polymerase sigma factor, whose product MKIIQLYKNEERLIKKAIGNNREAQNVLFELHSPKMLSVCRYYVKDIQKAEDVMLNGFFKVFSNLNKFQNNGSFEGWIRKIMIRESISFLRTQKCIEFSIEEIKVEETPSNNINFEMGVAEIQQLIDELPEGYRIVFVMYAIEGYKHQEIAQLLNITQGTSKSQLFKARKMLQKKINQLNKSSNGAIEI is encoded by the coding sequence TTGAAAATTATTCAACTTTATAAAAACGAAGAACGTCTTATAAAAAAGGCTATTGGGAACAACCGTGAAGCGCAAAATGTGCTTTTTGAGTTGCATTCGCCTAAGATGTTAAGCGTTTGTAGATATTACGTCAAGGATATTCAAAAGGCTGAAGATGTAATGCTAAACGGTTTTTTTAAAGTGTTTTCAAATTTGAATAAGTTTCAGAATAATGGAAGTTTTGAAGGTTGGATTCGAAAAATAATGATTAGAGAATCTATTTCTTTTTTAAGAACTCAAAAATGTATTGAATTTTCAATAGAAGAAATTAAAGTAGAAGAAACTCCATCAAATAATATAAATTTTGAAATGGGAGTTGCGGAGATTCAACAGTTAATAGATGAACTTCCTGAGGGATATAGAATTGTTTTTGTGATGTATGCAATTGAGGGATATAAACATCAAGAAATTGCCCAGTTATTAAACATAACTCAAGGAACATCAAAATCACAATTGTTTAAAGCACGAAAAATGCTTCAGAAAAAAATTAATCAATTAAATAAATCAAGCAATGGCGCCATTGAAATATGA
- a CDS encoding type II toxin-antitoxin system RelE/ParE family toxin produces the protein MSKNKYRISKQAINDLNDIWVYTFHKWSKEQADRYYDLIIGEIEFIADNYLIGKSAEQTRKNYRVTKIKSHLIFYRKVENEIVEIVRILHQRMDIKKRLK, from the coding sequence ATGAGTAAAAACAAATATCGAATAAGTAAACAAGCGATTAATGATTTAAATGATATTTGGGTATATACTTTTCACAAATGGTCTAAAGAACAAGCCGACAGATATTATGACTTAATAATCGGAGAGATTGAGTTTATAGCGGACAACTATCTGATTGGAAAATCCGCTGAACAAACTCGAAAAAACTATCGAGTAACGAAAATCAAATCGCATCTGATTTTTTACAGAAAAGTCGAAAATGAAATTGTTGAAATCGTTAGAATTTTACATCAGAGAATGGATATTAAAAAACGATTGAAATAA
- a CDS encoding type II toxin-antitoxin system ParD family antitoxin, translating into MGKNTSISLGNHFEDFIREEVSSGRYGSVSEVIRSALRLLEREEKKERELIKALEVGENSGFVENFDPKQNLSELHRQHL; encoded by the coding sequence ATGGGAAAAAACACATCAATATCACTCGGAAATCATTTTGAGGATTTTATCAGAGAGGAAGTAAGTTCTGGTAGATATGGTTCTGTTAGCGAAGTAATTCGTTCAGCATTACGTTTGTTAGAACGTGAAGAAAAAAAGGAAAGAGAACTGATTAAAGCTCTCGAAGTTGGAGAAAATAGTGGATTTGTTGAAAATTTTGACCCAAAACAAAACCTGTCTGAATTACATCGCCAACACTTATGA